From the Syntrophorhabdaceae bacterium genome, one window contains:
- a CDS encoding TRAP transporter small permease gives MGDLSSNFFRVLYKVLSFIGGAALSLMMFLTVADVIMRALGYPILGTYEMVALALAVVIGFTIPMVSLDRGHVYMEILLEKLSKRPRAIMNTLTRVFCLILFMVIGYNLIMVGVELHASGEVSSTLKIPFFPIAYGVGICCFLECLVFIFDIVKIWRGQYE, from the coding sequence ATGGGAGATCTATCAAGCAATTTCTTCAGGGTATTATATAAGGTTCTCAGTTTTATCGGCGGTGCAGCCTTGAGTCTTATGATGTTTCTGACTGTGGCTGACGTGATCATGCGGGCTCTCGGTTACCCAATCTTGGGTACTTATGAGATGGTGGCGCTGGCGCTCGCCGTCGTCATAGGTTTCACGATCCCCATGGTGTCGCTCGACCGGGGACACGTTTATATGGAAATCCTCCTCGAGAAGCTTTCCAAAAGGCCCAGGGCGATAATGAACACACTGACACGCGTCTTTTGCCTCATCCTGTTCATGGTTATCGGATATAACCTCATCATGGTCGGCGTGGAATTGCACGCCTCCGGGGAGGTTTCCTCCACACTGAAAATTCCTTTTTTTCCAATTGCCTACGGGGTGGGGATCTGCTGTTTCCTGGAATGCCTTGTATTTATCTTCGACATCGTAAAAATATGGAGGGGCCAATATGAATGA